The proteins below come from a single Candidatus Methylomirabilota bacterium genomic window:
- a CDS encoding NeuD/PglB/VioB family sugar acetyltransferase, with protein MRLLILGAGVHGQAVADLAAEDGAHAAVAFTDADPALKGGLRLGLPVWGDDAAGLAAFREGRCDGALVGVGNTAMVARRRLFDLTLAHGLPAPSLAHPRAVIARSAAVGAGSVVFGGAVLAARVAVGRNVVVYSGSIVEHDSRLADHAYLGPGVVLSGGVLVAEGAFLGAGAVVLPGVEIGAGAVIAAGAVVIESVAPGAKMAGVPARPR; from the coding sequence ATGCGACTCCTGATCCTGGGCGCGGGCGTGCACGGCCAGGCGGTGGCCGACCTCGCCGCGGAGGACGGCGCCCACGCGGCGGTGGCCTTCACCGACGCCGACCCCGCTCTCAAGGGCGGGCTGAGGCTCGGCTTGCCCGTCTGGGGCGATGATGCGGCGGGCCTCGCCGCGTTTCGCGAGGGACGCTGCGACGGAGCCCTCGTGGGCGTGGGCAACACGGCCATGGTGGCGCGCCGCCGGCTCTTCGACCTCACGCTCGCCCATGGCCTCCCCGCCCCGTCCCTCGCGCATCCCCGCGCCGTGATCGCCCGGTCGGCGGCCGTCGGGGCGGGCTCGGTGGTGTTTGGCGGCGCCGTCCTGGCCGCACGCGTCGCGGTAGGGCGCAATGTCGTCGTGTACAGCGGCTCCATCGTCGAGCACGACAGCAGGCTGGCCGATCACGCCTATCTCGGACCCGGCGTCGTGCTGTCGGGCGGAGTGCTGGTGGCCGAGGGAGCCTTCCTCGGGGCTGGCGCGGTGGTCCTTCCCGGGGTTGAGATCGGCGCCGGCGCGGTCATCGCGGCGGGCGCCGTCGTGATCGAGTCCGTGGCCCCGGGGGCGAAGATGGCCGGCGTGCCCGCCCGGCCGCGCTAA
- a CDS encoding lipopolysaccharide biosynthesis protein, protein MARQDLGRKSLLLLGSTWFGSALGMLISILIARTLGPAAVGSIGFSMGLVGLLMAALLPGFAQAHLKRLAEGQDPGRCLGTMVTVQLALDLLLLAALGVAWAVTGFAPWGQLVQVFACMLGAQLAMGFADIYLKVFLAREWVVPYAVILLVARVARLVTTVLVLAWAPHITWVAATFLLEGLVSLAGAAVVLAVRHGIGLRAPTAESFRGYWRFARPFLVTTPIALFQDSVDRVVVGRWAGLTAAGYYHVARALWEALSSVMQAPATLLFTRLSQLYARRSERADREARGLFESGLDKLLFLVVPLGLALWAGAELVILALYGEAFLPAVWPLRLLVVTSVLQAVVNPYTLIVNALEETHRFIPVNLLRLAVYLGVLALLVPWLLPGATGAALARLILVAFPCWVYMRWTRELAGVGFFTRIPAYLGAFAVSLAVFHAVAALLGPAHVPEPWPALPAALVAFAVYFLGLGWMHPHTGDNLRYALSLLSPRAFQDFLRAGLRGT, encoded by the coding sequence ATGGCGCGCCAGGATCTGGGCCGCAAGTCCCTGCTGCTGCTGGGGAGCACCTGGTTCGGGAGCGCGCTCGGCATGCTGATCTCGATCCTCATCGCCCGGACGCTCGGCCCGGCGGCGGTGGGGTCGATCGGCTTCAGCATGGGCCTGGTGGGGCTCCTCATGGCGGCCCTCCTGCCCGGCTTCGCCCAGGCCCACCTCAAGCGCCTCGCCGAGGGGCAGGATCCCGGGCGGTGCCTGGGCACCATGGTCACCGTCCAGCTCGCCCTCGACCTCTTGCTGCTGGCGGCCCTCGGCGTGGCCTGGGCCGTCACCGGCTTCGCCCCGTGGGGGCAGCTCGTTCAAGTCTTCGCGTGCATGCTCGGCGCCCAGCTCGCGATGGGGTTCGCCGACATCTACCTCAAGGTCTTCCTCGCGCGGGAGTGGGTGGTGCCGTATGCCGTGATCCTGCTCGTCGCGCGCGTCGCGCGCCTCGTGACCACGGTGCTGGTGCTGGCCTGGGCGCCCCACATCACGTGGGTCGCGGCCACGTTCCTGCTGGAAGGGCTCGTGAGCCTCGCCGGCGCCGCCGTCGTGCTCGCGGTGCGCCACGGCATCGGTCTCCGCGCGCCCACCGCCGAGAGCTTTCGTGGCTACTGGCGCTTCGCGCGCCCGTTCCTCGTGACCACGCCGATCGCCCTCTTCCAGGACTCGGTGGACCGGGTGGTCGTGGGTCGCTGGGCCGGGCTCACCGCCGCCGGCTACTATCACGTGGCGCGCGCGCTGTGGGAGGCCCTGTCCTCGGTGATGCAGGCGCCGGCCACGCTGCTCTTCACGCGACTCTCCCAGCTTTACGCGCGGCGCTCCGAGCGGGCGGACCGCGAGGCGCGCGGGCTCTTCGAGAGCGGGCTCGACAAGCTCTTGTTCCTCGTCGTCCCCCTCGGGCTGGCCCTCTGGGCGGGCGCCGAGCTCGTGATCCTGGCGCTCTACGGGGAGGCGTTCCTGCCCGCGGTCTGGCCGCTCCGCCTGCTCGTGGTGACGTCCGTGCTGCAGGCGGTCGTCAATCCATATACCCTGATCGTCAACGCGCTCGAGGAGACGCATCGCTTCATCCCCGTCAACCTGCTGCGGCTGGCCGTGTATCTCGGTGTGCTCGCCCTCCTCGTGCCCTGGCTCCTGCCCGGAGCCACGGGCGCCGCCCTCGCGCGCCTGATCCTCGTCGCCTTCCCCTGCTGGGTCTACATGCGCTGGACGCGCGAGCTCGCGGGCGTGGGCTTCTTCACGAGGATTCCCGCCTATCTCGGGGCTTTCGCGGTGAGCCTCGCCGTGTTCCACGCGGTGGCGGCCCTCCTCGGGCCGGCGCACGTGCCGGAGCCGTGGCCCGCGCTGCCTGCCGCCCTCGTCGCCTTCGCCGTGTATTTCCTCGGCCTCGGCTGGATGCATCCTCACACCGGCGACAATCTCCGCTACGCGCTGTCGCTCCTGTCACCGCGCGCCTTCCAGGATTTTCTTCGCGCGGGATTGCGCGGCACGTGA
- a CDS encoding nucleotidyltransferase family protein, producing MAVNPSLVVSPGASIRETLEAITKNSRQAVVVVEADGRLAGLVTDGDLRRAILRGVALNAPIPQAMNPRPTVAAATIDRGEALSLMRARGMRHLPLVDGAGRVVDVLRLEDLLDTGRVPNHAVLMAGGDGKRLRPLTDAIPKPLLRVGGKPILEVLMERLRAAGVRTFHITVRHKSEMIEEHFGDGSRHDVAIRYIREDEPLGTAGALTQLSETPRDPFFLVNGDILTKCDFRGMLAFHRRAGADVTVGTVRQQIDLQYGVVEVEGDRLTALSEKPRLDLRINGGIYVIEPSVLARIPRGRVFDATDLVRLLLEDRRHVAAFPIRDYWLDVGRLDDFHKADRDVAEGLLD from the coding sequence GTGGCCGTGAACCCATCCCTGGTCGTCTCCCCGGGCGCCTCGATCCGCGAGACCCTCGAGGCGATCACCAAGAACAGTCGCCAAGCCGTGGTGGTGGTGGAAGCCGACGGGCGCCTGGCCGGGCTCGTCACGGACGGCGATCTCCGGCGCGCCATCCTCCGCGGCGTTGCCCTCAACGCCCCGATCCCGCAGGCCATGAACCCGCGCCCCACCGTGGCGGCGGCCACGATCGACCGTGGCGAGGCTCTCTCCCTGATGCGCGCGCGCGGGATGCGCCACCTGCCGCTGGTAGACGGTGCGGGGCGCGTGGTGGATGTCCTGCGGCTCGAGGATCTCCTCGACACGGGACGCGTGCCCAACCACGCGGTGCTCATGGCGGGCGGCGACGGCAAGCGCCTGCGGCCCCTTACCGACGCGATCCCGAAGCCGCTGCTCCGCGTGGGGGGCAAGCCCATCCTCGAGGTGCTGATGGAGCGCCTGCGGGCGGCGGGTGTGCGGACCTTCCATATCACCGTGCGCCACAAGTCCGAGATGATCGAGGAGCACTTCGGCGACGGGAGCCGGCACGACGTCGCCATTCGCTATATCAGAGAGGACGAGCCGCTCGGCACCGCGGGCGCGCTCACCCAGCTGAGCGAGACCCCGCGCGATCCCTTCTTCCTCGTCAACGGCGACATCCTGACGAAGTGCGACTTCCGCGGCATGCTGGCGTTCCATCGGCGGGCCGGCGCGGACGTGACAGTGGGCACGGTGCGCCAACAGATCGACCTCCAGTACGGGGTGGTGGAGGTCGAAGGCGACCGGCTCACCGCGCTGTCGGAGAAGCCGCGGCTCGATCTGCGCATCAACGGCGGGATCTACGTCATCGAGCCCTCGGTGCTCGCGCGAATCCCGCGCGGGCGTGTCTTCGACGCCACCGACCTGGTCCGGCTTCTGCTCGAGGACCGGAGGCATGTCGCCGCCTTTCCCATCCGCGACTACTGGCTCGACGTGGGGCGCCTCGACGATTTCCACAAGGCCGATCGCGACGTGGCCGAGGGACTCCTTGACTAG